From the genome of Paralichthys olivaceus isolate ysfri-2021 chromosome 4, ASM2471397v2, whole genome shotgun sequence:
AGCTGATTAGGATGAAAAGAAATCACATCTTACGTTTTCTCCAGCTAGAATCAGCCTCAGGATATCCTGCCTCTGTCTTGTGCTCTGCAAAGTCAAAATAACAATTGATTGTTAGAAAAGAGTCAGATTAATGTGCAGTGAATCAAAAAATAAAGGAGACTGTCTAATTGCACTAAGACACACATCAACTCCCTGAACATATACAAGTGtgaacatatacacacatatacaagtATCATTCACTGAAAAAGTTCTCAATTGGTTGGTACACATCAGTGTTTTGAAAGTGTTTCATCTCCTTTCCTGTTCCACTGTTAAACATGAACAGCTCACGTACAGTTACTGTGTGTCTGACATGTAAAGAAAGTGTTAAATGTACTGGATAGAAAATATAGTTTGTGCTTTGGCCAGAATCCATTAGACAATCTGGGAAACGCACTTCAGTACGTTTCAGCCTCTTTTACTTGATGTAAATTTAAAAGCACAGTCAAAAATGAAGGTGATAATACACTGGGGcacacaacatttttaattatctgCAAATTTAGGATCATTCTTGagtttttctatttaaattgaacaatgtttgaaaatattaagTAGATTTTCCTTATTTATTTGAATGGGAAAGTGGTCTCAGACCTTTGGATACCTCTGTAAAACAGAGTAGGAGTAAACATGATTCTTccaacatgttttattgtgtatgTATTGCAGTTGTGAATTATTCtacaaacatgaaaactgtTGTGGTGCATGTGTCTGCGTCCTACCGGGAGGCCAACATGAAAAGTGGTGGGCATCCTGCGCAGGATGGCTGGATCCACATCCTGTGGCCTGTTTGTGGCTCCCATCACCATAACCTATAACGATAAGAACCACAGCGTGAAAAGATTGTACTAAAATAAGCACCTGCTTCCAGGTGGGATGTCTTGTTTTCGTGTACACTCCAATGTGTACAAGGTGTGATTCTTGTGGGTATGAAACTAAATATGAAAAAGCTTTGGTTGTGTCACCTGGGTGGTTAACGAAGTGTCCAGACCATCCCACAGGCTCATGAATTGTGCCTTCATCATGGCTGTGGCCTCATGGTCGAGGCTGGAGCGATTCCTGAGAAATGACTCTAACAGACAAGAGACAAGGGACAAAATCAAACCACGAAAACTGAGTTTAAACAAAAGTCAGAATAATCGACTGAAATCAACAAGGTTGAAATTGGTTTGGGCTATTCCAGGGGCATGATATAGGATCATCCTGCTTATACATCAGGCTGATATAGCCCAAATCACTCTTAGCATGTTGTGTTATCCTACGCCAGAActgtgagggagagaagaaaggcaAAGATACTGTATGAGGTAAAAAGGACAGACGCTTGCCAGTGTTTTGAAAAAAAGTGAGATATAAAAATGTGGCTGGATAATTTTGGACGACTCACAAACTACTAAGGAGCCAATAAAGCTACCTCAGTACTTGATTACCACACTTTGTGCCAAAAATCACACTCAACTAGAagtgacacaaacactcacacaagataaaaacattttttagatttatttgactttgactttacAATGATAGACAGCGGGGTCCAAAATTCTCTCATTGACTTAAATGTGAAAGTGATTTCAGACATTTGTAACCCACCAATACCCATAATGTCCATCACAAATAAAAGCCACATAGAAAGAAAGATGTTCTTTATATTGTATAACTTTCTAGGAATCCtcacatttttaagttttcctaAAGAATCAAAGTAATTGTTTGCAATCCATGGGTACATTGCAATCAGCTACTGTTTGAATCGTTGATTCAGCAGTCTTTCAAAAATGACAATTCATCAGAATATAAACAAGTCACGATTGTGTCTGTGGGCGGTGCTCACCGTGTCCAATCCTGAGCTACACTGACATAACAGAGGACATTATGAATGAGCTTAGCAGGTTCAGGGGTATGTGTCTGTAAACAGTGATATGAAACCCCCCTCACTACTCTGTAACAAGCTGCCGAGCAATAAATGAGCTGCTAAAGAAATATCTCTCTTCTGGATTTAAAGGCTGCTTTCAGTGTAACAAGGATGAAATTCTAAAGGAAAGGAAGGTCACAACTGACAGTGTAATAAAGTAACATTTTCCAGGTAATAGATTCACTCACCGATCTCATCAATGAAGATGATACAGGGATGGATTTTGACAGCCAATGAGAATACAGCAGCAGTCAGCTTCTGTGACTCGCCATACCACATGTCCGTCAGTGTGGAGGCCTGAAGGTTGATAAACTTGCACCCTGAAGCTTTGGCTGTTGCCTTGGCGATCATGGTCTTCCCACATCCGGGAGGACCAAATAATAAAACTCCTGTAAGGACATAACATACACAGATACTGAGAATCACTGTTgacaaccttttcttttttagttcTTCCTTTTCAAATTCCTAGTTCTATAAAATATGAAGATTATTCACACGATTTTGGATCGACCACTGCTAAACACTGAGGCGATCTTTCTTTCCTTACATGGTGCTCTCTCCTACATATACAAACAGAGAGGTTGCCCCAGTTGAACCACATCTGTTCCCACAGAATAAACTTTTTAATAGCTACATGACATAGATAAAAAGTCTAAGAATGGAAGTGTATTCCACAAAGCAGTAAATTCTGGAGAATGACTCATCCTGAAGTTTTGTATAAAACCAAAAGTAAAGTACTCCTCTAAGTGGTCATATTCagaacttttcatttttgttttgttgcacatCTGctaacataaaaatataataatgttcTCCCACTCTGCCATCAAACCCAGACCAGTGAAGTGCTGCAATAATGATTGTCACTAAGAGTTTCTCACGTCTCCACACAGGATCTCTGGAATTTGGCAAGAGTGACTATCAGGTTTTTTGGTAAACTCTTTCACCAAGGTCTTTCTCCCCACTCTGTCACTCAGATTGAGTAGGTATTCAGCTTTTGTctcaaacttcttctttttGAGAATTACACTGTGGCCACTGTGGCTCCTCTGAACCTTCACTGTTACAGATTGTTTTGCTGCCTTCCTTAAGTCTGTGCCTCaacaaaaaaagtatttgaGTTCTGCAGGTAGTTCTTTCAACCTTCACggcttgatttttttctccaagCAAAGACtaaaaaacatcacaaagatgatgaagagaaaTGGAAGATATGAGTTCAAGTTCAGATGTCAAAAAGGTCCTTATGTTCTTGTGTCATGTCTTATGACACAAGGTACTTATGTTATCATTATATTTCAGTTTTGccctttatttataattttgacAGATTTTCTACAATCATGTTTTTGCTTTGCCAGTATGGGATGTTAAACTTAGACCGATaacacatatttaaatacattttagtatAAGGTTGCAACTTAAAATTTGGCATCAGAAAACTTTCCAAATGTGCTGTAGCTACAGATGGAAACTGATGTACTGGACGGCTGTCTGGCAAtaatgaggaggagaaatgCAAACtgtatcatttaaaataatatttgtgaTCGAAGTCAAACAGAGAATGTAACAGTAATTTGATTCTTATTGCAACAGTAGTCTTCACTGGCCAAGTTTGTCTCCTGATCTCAATCCAACTTAACACAAATTTCACTAACAAGCAGAGTGTTGATGCGAAATCCGTAATATGAACAAGAAGTTGGCCACAGTACAAACTTGGCATATCATCAAGTAAGACAGTGTTTAAAGCACACCATGTATATTAGTCATTAATTGTAAGAGGGAGGTATTCAAGGATTCCCCTATACGTTCTTTCTTATTCTGTTACAGATCACATACTTTGTATTTTGTGTACATTTTAAGTTAAGATATCAATGACATATCAATTGCCAGATATCAATGTGACATTTCCACTCCATTAGTAAGTACATCTCTCACAATTGCTGTAAGgagttgatttaatttaatctttaagTCTGTAAATTTAAATCTATGTGTACAATTTGACCATTTCAGTTATTTTCAGGTGACATGCTGTGGTACCTTTAGGAGGCTGAAAGAGTTTGGATCCAGCTAAGAGGTGTCGTTTCTGAAAGGGAAGGATGACGGTGTCTTGCAGTTCATTGATAACCTCATCCAGACCCGCTATATCTCTCCAGGACACCTGCAGGAAGATAGAAGACTGTGAAAAAGTCTGTCTTTAGCTCTTGTCAGGGAGAGCACAGTGgaagtttgtctttgtttattgATCAGCTTAGCGTCACAGACTGAGGATTATAACTGTTACCTTCATAGTTTGTGGATCGACTAAGTGAGATGCAATGTTCATCTCATACTCTGTTAGTTTGACCCCCTCCACACCAATCCTCTTCATCAACTGCTCTGCCTGGAGAGATAAGCGACAGCTGAAGACAGAAGGACTTAAAAGATAAGAGCAAAAATGCTGCTCCagtctttcatttcatttcttaacAATGTCTGTTACACTGACAGCACTCTCCACCTTGACCTTGTCGTAATGAACAATTTCATGCGTATGTGATCTACATACCCTTTTCTTGGCTTGGTTTTTCTGTTTGGCCGTAGGATCCATAGCGTCTACAACCCATTTGATGCTGTAGTACGTGGCTGCACCAAAGATGGTCAACCTCAACAACATGCCCACCACTTCATTCCGGGACAAGGGTCGCAGCAGGGCCTCCCTGGGAAGATCTTTGAACGGCATCTCTGCCAGCTGGTGTCAGACCATTGGCTGGATGAACAGGTgaatgagagacagaaacaggaagaaaataatgaagCTAAGGAAAAAGCAGGATTTACATGCAGCTCACCAGAAGCACACCTATGATCCACTGTGTATTTCAGCAATAATATTTAAAGGGAGTGAACACCAGTCGCACTGGTTGACCACCTAAATACACCAAGGAAGGCTGTAGGTAGCTTGAGCAAAATTATGATTGTAATTTGTGCTAGCATAACTTAACCTAAAACTAGTTGGATTAGATGCATGCCGAATTGATGAGTGGATCGTAGGGAATCGGTGacaaaccttaaaaaaaagattctgcAAATATAAAGCTGGAAATATGTGCATTAAAGCATTAATTTCCAAATTTGTGAATGACGGCTCGATTAGGCTTGAACAACAGTCCCCCAGTTAAAGCTAATCTGTCTGCCACCAGTTTATAATATCTACTGCTAATACTGCGTGTGTGAGTTTATACACCAGCCAAGGCTGACAACTTCTACATCCATGGTTTAATACCACGGACTACATTCTGTTAATAGCATGTTAGCATCTAAAGCTAACGCAACCAGCAAGCACCAAACTGTCATTGAGGGattgtgacattttaaaatggaaGAGCTGAACGTGTCACTTCTGCTCTTTATCAagtgaacacaaacatcacGTCATTCATTAGATACAAGGTCAGAATGGTTTTACTCACTAACTACAACGAGGAGCAGCAGCGGTGTCACCACAATGCAAAACATTAGCGTTTACGGTGCACCGCGCATTGCAGCTCGGGTAGGAACCAACGCGTTGGTTCCGGAGTGTGAAGAGTTTCACGCAGTCAGCCACGGGATGGCAGAGTTTACACACAGATGAGTGTGGGGGATTTTGAGGGGCAGTGATTAGTGTAATTTGAGGTTAGTATCACGTATAGGTGGTGATTGTTATAGGTGGTTTGAGTTAGTACATCTCTCTTATTCAAAATTCTTTATAAAGCAGATTGAAACACGCCAGAGTTGTCCACTGTGCTGcacagtgaataaaaacaaagaaaaatacaagaataaaaataccaatatgatataatataatataataagataaaaagtaaattaaaaaaaactatggaCAGTCAATAGCCTGAGAGAATATTCAGGTCTTCAGTTTAACCTTAGGAAGGGGAACTCACTTAATTGTAAAAGATAAGCTGTTTTATAGTTTTGTTGTGGCGACAGTAAAAGATCAATCACCTTTACCCTTTAGCCTTGACCAAGGGGCAGCCAGCAGCTGGTCACAGGATCTGAGAGTTCTAAGAGAAGAGTTTTGCAtgttcttctgtctgtgtgggttttctctcgGGTACTCCAGCTCCCCCCCACAgcccaaagacatgcaggttgggGATTAGGTTAATTGGAGGCTAGATATTGACCGTTGCTGTGACTCTGAGCATGAGtagttgtttttgtctgcattttgGCCCTATGGTCGACTGGTGACCTGttcagggtgtaccccgcctctcgcctAGTCCACTGGAATTGCCTCTAGCCTCCCCATGGCCCTTaaaggagaagcaggagagataatggattcattttttataaagcacacactttttaaaattcaaaaccTACTTTAGTATTTGGCTGCAGATGTCTGGATCTGTTGATTAAACCATGATTGGACGCCAAACAACCAAGCATAACCTGGGGTAGTCTCCATGCAAATGTACCCCAGTCAGAAATAGCTTAAATCTGATGCCATAATCTGTGTTTGGTTTCCACTCATTTTCACTGCTGTCTGATAATGGATAAGTCAGTCTTCCaaactgcagcctcacagaTAAGGCTGTAACAAATGGGTTTCTCCTACAAGCAATTTATCACACATGGGCCAAAGGGATTGTTAATTGTCACAGATTGCAGAGCTAAATTTAAAAACGCTGTTCCAATGTGTGCACAGATCAAGACTGGCCTCTGCATCAGGATTTAATCAGTGCATCACAGACTAACACTGATGAGAAGAAACTGAAATATAGAAGCGAATCAAACCCACTACAACAACATGCAACATTTTGATCAAATGATATAATGAGTACACAGATTTAATTAGGTATTTTTTTGTCCAAGACTCACAATTCTTATGCaaagataaacaaaaacaattcattGTAAGGGAATCCTCACAGTCAGGACATGTAGTCCTGGCCCAGTTTCCCCCAGTTCTCTGTGAGCATAATTAACTGTATTGTGAACAATGTGCTAGAAAAGGgggattgttttcttttctttgtctcactcCTTTGTAGCCTAATTAGTTGTCCAAATTGGATGCAAAATTCCTTCCAGGACAGTTCTGGCTCCAGAGTCCAGCATGGTTAAGTCCACCCTTGTTGTGGTAAATGGCACACAGACTGCTATTGCTCACACCTTTGGCTGTGAAAATGCTTCATAAAAAGCTTTAATCCCCCTGTACTGCAGCAGCGAGTCCCGGGAGATAGCAGCCTGACAGGGCCATTTTGATGGGTGTGGGCATGAAAGCACAGGCCTGTGTATCTGCAAAGTGCAGCTGGGGCTCCATACTCCCACAACGCCCTGCACCTTGGCCAAACAACCACTCTCAAGCGAGTGGacgaaaaataaaaatgaaaaaaaacaacaacacattgaGCTCCCAAGGCTGTCAATACCTCCACCACGCCAGACTGAAATAAAACTTGAAGGTTATATACACAgttttaaagataaatacaaCAGCCATTTCCTACATAAAGATGTGGTGGATTAATGGTGGCCTGAGCAAAGAAGtctccttctgtgtgtgttgtcactCAAGCTTTGCTGAGAAAGATGGCTCCATGCTAATTGCTAATCCaattttcatctgttttccaCACAGTGTCGTCcttcagagacacaaacactgtaaacTCACCGGTCTCCTGCCCACCCAGTGccttaaagtttaaaaacacacatttcttacTGAAACATCTCTAATGGAGGCTTGAATACTGACAGGAGCACCAACTCACTGCGAGACATGTGAGTGATTCATTATTTTACCAGTCTGCAGGGTAGCTACAGCTGAGTTGTTTACTTTGCTGGTTTCCTGTACACTGGGATACTTTATTCAGTTGTGCCTCTGGTTGTGTGTATATtgacaatataaaatatatgatagTTTTGGTCAGAGATGATGGTGCTGGTGCGACATCTGACCTGCATATTTACGGTttattcttgtattttttcataCTGGTCAGTGGATATACACTGAGTTAATCTGTTTAACACATCAGTAAATGTTGAAGTTAATTAACCTTTCAATCCCTAAGGACGTGACATTACCTCTGGCTGGAGAAAGAATCAGTTGGGAGTGGATTATTCATTTTCCCTGCTAGCAGGAGGAATGgacaggattaaaaaaaacactggcatCGGAGTCATCACATGATTATATTTGCTTTTGACCATATGTGGGCTGTCTTTTAAGTCCACTCTGTAGAAACCGAGCTCTGTCTTACATAAGGAAGATAGTGATCTCTTTGAGGCTTGAAAATGTGGTCAGTATAGGAAGTTAAAAAGAGTATGAGTTTTAAGTACTTGCTTTATTAATGGCTATTAAATGATATTCATATGATTTTTATGTCAGGTATATGCCATTAATATGAACAACATTTCCTGTTGCCAGGTGACAGGGATGAAATACTTCTCTTTTGTTGGTTGTCTTTTTGACCCTTTGATAATTTACCATTTATAAAAACAGGCATGGGTCATATCTTTTTAATGACAGCTTATTAAGTTGTAGAGATTGACTTATCAGGTTATTAGAAAAAGTTAAACCCTCAAGTATATGTTAACTCTTTATCAGCATTTAGATGTGCATTATTACTACTAAAAtggataaacacacagagggctcTTTCACAATCCTGGTAACTCAATAGTTGTTTATATTAATGGCTTGTTACTGGTAAAGCATTAACAGAGGCATTAGTTGCTTCTTATAAACCCTCAATAGTGATTATCAGTCGTGCAGTTAGTGTATGTTTTGTAACTGTAAGATGCATTAATAGTTACaggtataaaaacacaatgtactGTATGCACTCTCTCTACAACTAGACTGCTATTCTCTGTCCTTGTTTCCTTTTCTGGCACCGATCATCTGCCAACTTTTCGGCGATGTAATATAAATGATTCATGTCTATTATATGTGAAATAAGCCTATAATTGTCATTTGGCAAAgataaaaagacagagggaTGAGCAGACAAGGGATGCATGAAAGAGCCAATGTCTGGGTGAGACTCGATACAGCTCAACAAAGGGATTTCACACGGTGCTGAGGCTTCCTCGGGCATCCCGCACTCTTTGTTCATCCTGCCAAGGTAACTCACGCATGCCGACAATCCACTGACATCGCCAAAGAAAGAAGATTACAGCTGTAGACTCCAGACTGACAGCTTTCCCTATACCCATGACTTGACATGCCTCACCATGGTAACAGAGACACTGATAATGCAagaaaaaactgtgtaaaaagaCTTGTGATAATTTGTTTTCACCTTCTGCTCCATCATTCGAGACAGGTGAGAGGGAGATGTATTCCCTGTGGCAAATCCACTCGTGCAAATAGCTTGAGCTGATCTCATTGGTCCTGAGGAGAAAAATCATTTTGTTTGGTGAATCATCAGGTTGGAAATgtgttgtaaataaaaataaaactattagAACTGAAGACATGTTTTGACATACTATTTAACAGCAGGATAATAATGATGACAGCTGTGGGGAGTGTTCACATCACTAATCAACATCTCTGAGGTCAACAATGGGAACACAATTAGCCACTGCCATTAAAGCTTGCGATGATGTTAAACATAATGATAATGACAAGAGTAAGAAGTTAAATTATAATGATCAGAATTACATTATTGGTTGTCTTAAATCAAAACCCAATGTTACAATAGAAGAACAGGTTTcccagagagagcagctgtcacGGTCTAAGTTTCAAAATGGTGAACATCATCCAAGAGTAACAGTGTTCATTTCTCCTGGCTGGACACGCTGATAGCAGATGTGAAGATTGTCACATTGGATTGATCGTAAACATTTTCTTCGTCCCTACATGTAGAATGGAAATGTGTTATCGCCCGTCATCAGTGACAGGCCTCACTTTTCAAATGACATGGCTCCGGCTCACATCCACATGCTCGCAGCTGCTGTGCAAATCTCTCAGTTTGAATGTTACGATCCTTCAGAAATGAAAAGGATGAAGCTCCTGCAACACGTCCTTTGACATTTAATGGGCATAGATTCAGTTTATGTCAGGGTGACTTAACAGCTTTATTGAATGTTCATCATCCCTGAGGAAATTAATAGCCTGCATCATAGACGCACtggagaaggtcagaggtcaattGTTCTGTATACTGCATTAATTATACATATTACCAAGTATGTGATTATTCTGACTATCATTAAATAGAGCAGCAGTAGTGGTTTGACAGATTGGGTTGATTCAGACAATTCATGCTGACATTCATGATCTTCACTTCTATTCAGTAATCCAGCTCTGATCTTTACTCTCTTTTACACCTCTGACAATTGTGATATATTCATATGATTGGCCCCGGGTATTTTTACATAGTCTGACTTTAAAAGCTGTTTTTGAACTGAGTAACTCTCAAACTCTAATGCGATAGTGTGCttttagaataacttgttgtttttgttagtttagcataaagaccaaaagaaaggaaacagcCAAAGCCTGATAGAAAAAAATCTGCCCACTGACTACACTTAAAATTACAGAATAAAAAGTTATATTTCCTGTGAACTTTATAATGAAAAAATTCATGGATCattctttgagaaaatgttgaaaaacactgtATCTCAtatgttaaagtgaaaaaaaccctgcatcttccctctgatccagatccaaatccataatgacattaaaatggTGTCTTTCCTCACcaacaccacatccttccaccgagcCTCATAGAAATCAGAATCACTTTCAGTATTTTTTAGCCTAATCCTCCCAAGTAAACATAACCTATTGGCAGCAGTAACCCCTGGAGGTTTTTGGTAGGTTGTGTGTGGAAGATCTTTATGTCAAACCTACCTGAAAGACATGGAGTGGTGTCAATTTTTTCAACATCTAACATCTAagcaagaaagtgaataaaacatctACAAGTACTGAGTCATACTGCTCTTCctcaaatgtcaaactttttAGCACAAACACAGTACAAGCCTGTTATAGCATCAAGATTTATCAGAATAAAATCATGTACagtaagaaatgtatttaatgtgatGTCTTATAAGGTCCAAAACCTTTCAGACTGACAAATTGAGTCTAACTTAACACAACCCTACAAAGCAACAACTACATCACCACACAACGCCTCCACACATCCACCATGATTATGCCCTTGCTACTCACCTCAGAGTCTCCACTTGGCATAAAGCACGGACAGGTGGAGATGATATTAAAGCAAACAGCCTCAATTCCTCAGGTAGATCCTAATAATGAAAAGGCCCGGGGAAGTCAGGTGGAGGTGGCGGCAGCAGAGATGTCTCCCTACTTTTGAGACGGATGGCGGCGGCTACGTGGGGCTTCACAAGAATGGCAGAGCTCCTCTTACATGGAGGACGTTTAAGTTCAGAGTGTGTAAGATTTGTCCAGTTGAGTGAAAACAATTGGCCAGTTCCAGCTCCCATTCATCACGGTGACAGCACTTGGCCAAATGGAAATGAACGGATAAATAAAGAACACATTCAGTGTGCAGATGAAGTGGAGCCTGCTGGATAGACGCTGTCACAGAGGACTGTCAGTATACATATATTTCTCAGCACTTGTTGGCAAaatgacacccccccccccatgactGAGACGCTCCTTGCATATGATTCCCTCCTCTCCGCCACACTATACATCACATCCAAATGATTCCTGACAGTGAATGTAAAATGTCAGCTCTGCAATCCCCCTTCCGACCTCCCATGGGCTGATATCGTTTCCCCTCCTGGGCTGCTGTCATGGCAGGTCTGTTGTCTGCATGCTGGAAAAAGAGGAACAGTTAACCTCTAAGAACTTAAGCATATCAACTTCCTTTCTTGTCTTTGACTGTGAGATGAAGAGCATTTGTATGCACCCCATGTGGATACAGAAAACTATGCTTCACCCCCCACTACCCAGCTCTTGAGCTATGACCTGCCAC
Proteins encoded in this window:
- the atad1a gene encoding outer mitochondrial transmembrane helix translocase, with product MPFKDLPREALLRPLSRNEVVGMLLRLTIFGAATYYSIKWVVDAMDPTAKQKNQAKKRAEQLMKRIGVEGVKLTEYEMNIASHLVDPQTMKVSWRDIAGLDEVINELQDTVILPFQKRHLLAGSKLFQPPKGVLLFGPPGCGKTMIAKATAKASGCKFINLQASTLTDMWYGESQKLTAAVFSLAVKIHPCIIFIDEIESFLRNRSSLDHEATAMMKAQFMSLWDGLDTSLTTQVMVMGATNRPQDVDPAILRRMPTTFHVGLPSTRQRQDILRLILAGENLSNAINLKEIAERTEGYSGSDLRELCRDAAMYRVRDYVRKEQMRQIAQQLQDYEEEDDEKPMDEERLRPVTQLDLLFGLDKMKESKKATAFMLPSVSDVPLD